A window of the Deltaproteobacteria bacterium genome harbors these coding sequences:
- a CDS encoding Hsp20/alpha crystallin family protein, with the protein MADKAKEKENKAVTPWRPAMDLARWERDMDRMMEDFFGRRMRSWRPERWFEGADMELRAPAVDLYEEKDDIVVKAELPGIEKDNLEVNLTDHNSALRFRTDGQRHIRRRGCWAAVWGGIIERVTRRLVSAAVR; encoded by the coding sequence ATGGCGGACAAAGCGAAAGAAAAAGAAAACAAGGCGGTAACACCGTGGCGTCCAGCAATGGATTTGGCACGTTGGGAAAGAGATATGGACCGAATGATGGAGGACTTCTTCGGCCGCCGGATGAGATCGTGGCGGCCGGAGCGCTGGTTCGAGGGGGCGGATATGGAGCTACGCGCGCCGGCGGTCGACCTCTATGAGGAGAAAGACGATATCGTCGTGAAAGCCGAGCTTCCGGGCATCGAGAAGGACAACCTGGAAGTGAACTTGACTGACCATAACTCCGCTCTAAGGTTCCGCACCGACGGTCAACGGCACATACGTAGACGCGGATGCTGGGCGGCAGTTTGGGGCGGTATAATCGAGCGGGTGACCCGGCGACTGGTCAGCGCCGCTGTTCGT
- a CDS encoding glutathione peroxidase, with the protein MHMRAVVRLSTVVLMLGTSLPSFAAEASCTPTLNHKAFNLMDEPVSLCQFQGKVVLIVNTASECGYTPQYDGLEKIYRRYRDRGFVVLSFPANDFGGQEPGSNREIAQFCQVNYNISFPVFAKSSVVGAKASPFFRELAAKTGKAPQWNFYKYLLDRKGQPVASFESGVEPEDKRITSEIEKALRK; encoded by the coding sequence ATGCATATGCGAGCGGTTGTCCGGTTAAGCACCGTTGTTCTCATGCTGGGAACATCGCTGCCAAGCTTTGCGGCAGAGGCTTCGTGCACGCCGACGCTTAACCACAAAGCATTCAACCTGATGGACGAGCCGGTGTCGCTGTGCCAGTTTCAAGGCAAAGTGGTGCTGATAGTCAACACCGCCAGCGAATGCGGCTACACGCCGCAGTACGACGGCCTGGAGAAAATTTACCGACGTTATCGGGATAGGGGTTTTGTCGTCCTGAGTTTTCCCGCCAACGATTTTGGCGGCCAGGAGCCTGGCAGCAACCGAGAGATCGCGCAGTTTTGCCAGGTCAATTACAACATCAGTTTCCCGGTTTTCGCCAAGAGCTCAGTGGTCGGAGCTAAAGCTAGTCCGTTCTTTCGTGAGCTTGCGGCCAAGACCGGCAAAGCGCCGCAATGGAACTTTTACAAGTATCTACTTGACCGTAAAGGGCAACCGGTCGCTTCGTTCGAAAGCGGTGTGGAGCCCGAGGACAAGCGCATCACCAGCGAGATCGAAAAAGCCCTCAGGAAATAG
- a CDS encoding cytochrome c — translation MIFNATPSPLCKVAKDRRGFFQHCDFRKAHAKKYFGTVIAQFSMSGGAMKAYAAVGAALLVVIAVGVSTVQRAWSQEMEVIGAGELEYQRNCAVCHGIDGKGQGLMKRFLTVAPTDLTTLAKKNSGRFPFWQTYRIIDGREEVRGHGAREMPVWGARFRADAGGEDSPARAQAAGRILSLVFYLQHIQE, via the coding sequence ATGATTTTCAACGCAACACCAAGCCCTCTTTGCAAAGTTGCAAAAGATCGGCGCGGGTTTTTTCAACATTGCGATTTCCGAAAGGCGCACGCGAAGAAATACTTCGGCACTGTAATTGCACAATTTTCAATGAGCGGAGGCGCTATGAAAGCATACGCAGCAGTCGGGGCGGCCTTGCTGGTTGTTATTGCGGTCGGCGTGTCGACCGTGCAGCGGGCATGGAGCCAAGAAATGGAAGTTATCGGAGCGGGTGAGCTGGAGTATCAACGCAACTGCGCCGTGTGCCACGGCATCGACGGCAAAGGGCAAGGATTGATGAAGCGATTCTTGACCGTGGCGCCCACCGACCTAACGACCCTGGCGAAAAAAAACTCCGGGCGCTTTCCGTTCTGGCAAACCTATCGGATTATCGACGGCCGTGAAGAAGTGCGCGGCCACGGCGCCAGAGAGATGCCGGTTTGGGGCGCGCGCTTTCGCGCCGACGCCGGCGGCGAAGACAGCCCGGCGCGGGCGCAGGCGGCGGGGCGGATTCTCAGCTTGGTTTTCTACTTACAGCACATTCAGGAGTAG
- a CDS encoding VOC family protein, whose product MKPLADRFDHIVLTVADIDATVQFYARVLGFEKEEFPGSDGKPRYALRFGNSKINLQTLATDTANKAQVPTLGSADFCMVASAPLDQIVAHLRAEQVAIIGPVGRRGAMGQMSSVYFRDPDRNLVEVSEYL is encoded by the coding sequence ATGAAACCCCTCGCCGACCGCTTCGATCATATCGTCCTCACGGTGGCGGACATCGACGCCACCGTGCAATTTTACGCGCGCGTGCTTGGTTTCGAAAAAGAAGAGTTTCCCGGGTCGGACGGCAAGCCGCGCTACGCGCTGCGTTTTGGCAACAGCAAGATCAATCTGCAAACTCTGGCCACCGACACCGCCAACAAGGCGCAGGTGCCGACCTTGGGCTCGGCGGATTTTTGCATGGTGGCGAGCGCGCCGCTCGACCAGATCGTCGCGCATTTGCGCGCCGAGCAGGTCGCTATCATCGGTCCGGTCGGCCGGCGCGGTGCGATGGGGCAGATGAGCTCAGTTTATTTTCGCGATCCGGATCGAAATCTTGTCGAGGTATCGGAGTATCTGTAG
- a CDS encoding amidohydrolase produces MSQLPRIIDGDGHIFEDGDAIAKHFPYSSVGGRLRSGVFPLNSHIQYSLTRTPPGAFATDSAGRFKNPGPEGWMKFLDEVQIDSTVLFPTAGQRIGRIVDRDYAIGAARAYNDWLAETYVRRDARFKGVAIIPMHDAEAAVEELQRADTKLGLSAVLFPATGVHLNLGAKHYWPVYAEAARLGCPVVVHGGGHWDLGMETMNISTGANAIGHPMSLAIALAEMVLNNLFERFAGLRVAYLEGGPLWFLMALERLSRSYEAGTPVNPRGELLQLPKGQSVADYIRGLIKAGRMVIGIEGGESDLAYAIKVAGEEAFMFSSDFPHEVNVQTVTQEIHELSEREEISATAKQAILRGNAARFYRLAAN; encoded by the coding sequence ATGTCCCAACTGCCAAGAATCATCGACGGCGACGGCCACATCTTCGAAGACGGCGATGCCATTGCCAAACATTTCCCTTACAGCTCGGTCGGTGGCCGGCTGCGCAGCGGCGTTTTTCCACTCAACAGCCACATCCAATATTCGTTGACGCGCACACCGCCCGGCGCCTTTGCCACCGATTCCGCAGGCCGTTTCAAAAACCCCGGCCCGGAGGGCTGGATGAAATTCCTCGACGAAGTGCAGATCGACAGCACTGTGCTATTCCCAACTGCCGGCCAACGCATCGGCCGCATTGTCGACCGCGACTATGCCATCGGCGCGGCGCGCGCCTACAACGACTGGCTGGCCGAAACTTACGTGCGGCGCGATGCGCGCTTCAAAGGCGTCGCGATCATACCGATGCACGATGCCGAAGCCGCCGTTGAAGAACTGCAGCGCGCCGATACCAAACTCGGCCTGAGTGCGGTGCTCTTCCCTGCCACCGGTGTGCATTTGAATCTCGGCGCCAAACATTACTGGCCGGTCTACGCCGAAGCGGCACGCCTGGGCTGCCCCGTCGTCGTGCATGGCGGCGGCCATTGGGACTTGGGCATGGAAACGATGAACATCTCCACCGGCGCCAACGCCATCGGCCATCCGATGTCGCTCGCCATCGCGCTGGCGGAAATGGTGCTGAACAATTTATTCGAGCGCTTCGCCGGCCTGCGCGTCGCCTATCTCGAAGGCGGGCCGCTGTGGTTCTTGATGGCGCTCGAACGCCTGTCGCGTTCCTATGAAGCCGGCACGCCGGTCAACCCGCGCGGCGAGCTGCTGCAATTGCCCAAAGGACAAAGCGTCGCCGATTACATTCGCGGTCTGATCAAAGCCGGCCGCATGGTGATCGGCATCGAGGGCGGCGAATCGGACTTGGCCTACGCCATCAAAGTCGCCGGTGAAGAAGCGTTTATGTTCTCGTCGGATTTCCCCCACGAGGTCAACGTGCAGACCGTGACCCAAGAAATCCACGAGCTAAGTGAGCGCGAAGAAATCAGCGCCACCGCCAAGCAAGCGATCCTGCGCGGCAACGCCGCGCGGTTTTATCGGTTGGCAGCGAACTGA